A window of the Emys orbicularis isolate rEmyOrb1 chromosome 1, rEmyOrb1.hap1, whole genome shotgun sequence genome harbors these coding sequences:
- the LOC135873035 gene encoding olfactory receptor 52P1-like yields the protein MAALNLTLSDPSTFILTGIAGLETVHIWISIPFSTFYIIGLFGNFTVLFVVGKEQTLHKPMYLLICMLALTDIGTSTSIIPKALCIFWFNLKGITVCGCLTQMFFLHAATAMHSAILATMAFDRYIAICNPLRYATILTNVRIVKLGLMGLTRAVLFILPLPLLLTRQPFCTNRIIPHTYCDHMAVVKMSCGDTTFDGIYGLVVAFIVIGSDLTLIALSYGLIIRAVLRISSKTANHKALNTCTAHICVMLMSYTPFLFTSMTLRFGQDIAPHVHIILANLNFLVPPMLNPIIYGVKTKELRDKVGKYTSRR from the coding sequence ATGGCAGCTCTCAACCTCACCCTCTCTGACCCTTCAACCTTCATCCTAACGGGAATCGCTGGCCTGGAAACTGTCCACAtctggatttccatccctttctctacATTCTACATTATCGGCCTGTTTGGAAATTTCACAGTTCTGTTTGTTGTAGGCAAAGAGCAGACCCTGCACAAGCCGATGTACCTGCTGATCTGCATGCTGGCACTCACAGACATTGGCACGTCTACCTCCATTATACCAAAGGCTctgtgtatattttggttcaatttgaaaGGCATTACTGTGTgtggctgcctcacccagatgttttTTCTTCATGCAGCTACTGCTATGCACTCAGCCATCCTCGCGACAATGGCCTTCGATCGCTATATTGCCATATGTAACCCTCTCAGATATGCTACCATCCTCACCAATGTAAGAATAGTTAAGCTAGGGCTAATGGGTTTGACAAGAGCTGTTCTCTTCATTCTGCCTCTGCCCTTGCTCCTGACCAGGCAGCCATTCTGTACCAACCGCATTATCCCCCATACTTACTGTGACCATATGGCTGTGGTGAAGATGTCATGTGGGGACACCACATTTGATGGGATTTATGGCTTAGTGGTAGCATTCATAGTCATTGGGTCAGACCTGACGCTCATTGCCCTGTCCTATGGTCTGATCATCAGGGCTGTCCTCAGAATCTCCTCCAAGACAGCCAACCACAAAGCCCTCAACACCTGCACAGCGCACATCTGTGTGATGCTGATGTCTTATACTCCCTTCCTCTTCACCTCTATGACACTCCGGTTCGGTCAGGACATCGCTCCCCATGTCCACATCATCTTGGCCAACCTCAACTTCCTTGTCCCCCCCATGCTCAACCCTATCATTTATGGGGTTAAAACCAAAGAACTTCGTGACAAAGTGGGCAAATACACCAGCAGAAGGTGA